The following proteins come from a genomic window of Salvia hispanica cultivar TCC Black 2014 chromosome 4, UniMelb_Shisp_WGS_1.0, whole genome shotgun sequence:
- the LOC125221071 gene encoding pectinesterase-like, with product MGNQKNKARAAVVAALVVACMAAGVAAADEKQQGLMGDLCDATGMGENCKKGNITEAKKVIEKAFDAAVEELKVAIKNTTLFKELEKDYMTKQALDVCERVLGDSIEEIHTSLDKVSQYEIGQADHVLDEVKIWLSAAITYKDTCFDAFAKTKGESGAKVREMLKISGEMMSKTLAMVIEFQKTYESVKKDLGDLVNSIKAPRQLLGGESIPDFVKGHARKLVENPKIALKPNVVVAQDGSGQFKTITEAIHSVPPKNTVPYVILVKEGIYKEYVEIPKKVDEVILIGEGPLKTRITGNKCFSEGVQTYDSATLIVNGRGFIAKDIGIENTAGPSGHQAVAVRASGDVGIFFNVHMDGYQDTLYSHVQRQLFRECRISGTVDFIFGNAISVFQKCELVVRKPNPNQACMVTAQGRNEKNLTGIIIIQGCNFTAEKDYLDAQPPFKSYLGRPWKVLSRTVIMHSTIDGFISPDGWSPWEGTVGLDTLFYVEYKNTGPGSDLSKRVTWPGIKQFANDEEAKAYTPLVHFIEDGWILDSGVPFAPEFL from the exons atgggaaATCAGAAGAACAAGGCAAGAgcggcggtggtggcggcCTTGGTGGTGGCGTGCATGGCCGCGGGCGTGGCGGCAGCGGACGAGAAGCAACAAGGATTAATGGGCGATCTGTGCGATGCGACGGGCATGGGCGAGAACTGCAAGAAGGGAAACATTACAGAGGCTAAGAAGGTTATAGAAAAGGCATTTGACGCGGCGGTGGAGGAGCTGAAGGTCGCAATAAAAAACACAACATTGttcaaggagttggagaaggactACATGACCAAGCAGGCGCTGGACGTGTGCGAGCGCGTACTTGGCGACTCCATCGAAGAAATCCATACGTCTTTGGATAAAGTCAGCCAGTATGAGATCGGGCAAGCGGATCACGTCCTCGATGAGGTCAAGATATGGTTGAGTGCTGCCATTACATACAAAGACACCTGCTTCGATGCATTTGCCAAAACCAAAG GCGAGTCTGGGGCTAAGGTGAGGGAAATGCTGAAGATAAGCGGCGAGATGATGAGCAAGACTTTGGCGATGGTGATCGAATTCCAAAAGACGTACGAATCCGTGAAGAAAGATTTGGGGGATTTGGTGAACAGCATCAAGGCCCCAAGGCAGCTCCTCGGCGGTGAAAGCATTCCTGATTTCGTCAAAGGCCATGCGAGGAAGCTGGTTGAAAACCCTAAGATTGCGTTGAAGCCTAACGTGGTGGTTGCGCAAGACGGCAGCGGCCAGTTCAAGACCATCACTGAGGCCATTCATTCCGTACCTCCGAAAAATACAGTCCCATATGTGATTTTAGTAAAAGAAGGTATTTACAAGGAGTATGTTGAGATTCCCAAAAAGGTGGATGAAGTCATTTTGATCGGAGAGGGGCCGTTGAAGACCAGAATTACTGGTAACAAGTGTTTCAGCGAGGGTGTTCAGACCTATGACTCCGCAACTCTAA TCGTGAACGGAAGAGGCTTCATTGCCAAGGACATCGGGATCGAGAACACAGCGGGCCCTAGCGGTCACCAGGCAGTGGCGGTGAGAGCATCAGGTGACGTGGGCATCTTCTTCAACGTGCACATGGACGGGTATCAAGACACCCTCTATTCCCATGTCCAGCGCCAGTTGTTCAGGGAGTGCCGGATCAGCGGCACTGTTGACTTTATCTTCGGAAACGCTATCTCTGTGTTCCAGAAGTGTGAGCTGGTGGTGCGGAAGCCGAACCCCAACCAGGCCTGCATGGTCACCGCCCAGGGACGCAACGAGAAGAACCTCACTGGGATTATTATCATCCAAGGCTGCAACTTCACTGCGGAGAAGGACTACCTTGATGCTCAGCCTCCCTTCAAGTCTTACCTCGGCCGCCCGTGGAAGGTTCTATCCAGGACGGTCATCATGCACAGCACCATTGACGGCTTCATATCTCCTGATGGCTGGTCTCCGTGGGAGGGGACCGTCGGCTTGGATACCCTCTTCTACGTCGAGTATAAGAACACTGGGCCCGGCTCCGATCTCTCCAAACGTGTCACCTGGCCTGGTATAAAGCAGTTTGCCAATGATGAAGAAGCAAAGGCATATACTCCCCTCGTACATTTTATTGAAGATGGATGGATCCTTGACAGTGGAGTTCCTTTCGCTCCCGAATTCCTCTAA
- the LOC125221073 gene encoding putative disease resistance RPP13-like protein 3, which translates to MATYAALVSLAQTTTFDTNHAISDFSINAKENIRSIREYVITTLLTFLEDYPERTNRWEAKLRDIAQKIEDMIEQFMYYGGKETSTSFTFEKELKNVTLNFSLFVGDVMDERPSYSSLSLSSSSSEASRVPPTTNGAAVGLDEDVMTIKELLCGRLSFKLQVMPILGMGGIGKTTLARTVYDDPLITHHFDICVWLTISQDYNAQKVRLSLVDSIKIMEEHMPRLEMDDISILMKKAYKKLKGWRYLMVMDDVWSTKVWDDIRNVFPDDANGSRIMITTRLEDLAVYPNSTCAPHKMRFMSGSQSWDLFKGKVFADSNCPPELEYVIRSDLALF; encoded by the coding sequence ATGGCAACTTATGCCGCTCTTGTTTCCCTTGCTCAAACTACAACCTTTGATACAAATCATGCCATATCTGACTTTTCTATCAATGCAAAAGAAAACATTAGATCAATCCGCGAGTATGTCATCACCACCTTGCTTACCTTTCTCGAAGATTATCCAGAGAGAACCAACCGTTGGGAAGCCAAGCTGAGGGACATAGCtcagaaaattgaagatatGATCgaacaatttatgtattatgGAGGGAAGGAAACATCAACAAGCTTCACTTTTGAAAAGGAGCTAAAAAATGTAACGCTAAACTTCAGTTTATTTGTTGGAGATGTGATGGACGAGCGACCTTCTTACtcatctctttctctctcatcatcatcatcagaaGCATCAAGAGTTCCACCTACTACGAACGGCGCGGCGGTTGGCTTAGATGAAGATGTGATGACAATAAAGGAGCTTCTTTGTGGGAGGCTCTCATTTAAACTCCAAGTCATGCCCATATTAGGAATGGGTGGCATTGGTAAGACCACTCTAGCTAGAACTGTTTATGACGATCCATTAATCACACatcattttgatatttgtgttTGGCTTACAATATCACAAGATTACAATGCACAGAAAGTTCGTTTAAGTCTTGTGGATTCGATTAAAATTATGGAGGAACATATGCCTAGATTAGAGATGGATGATATTTCAATATTGATGAAGAAAGcttataaaaagttaaaaggtTGGAGGTATCTCATGGTAATGGATGATGTGTGGAGCACAAAGGTTTGGGATGATATAAGGAATGTATTTCCGGATGATGCTAATGGAAGTCGAATCATGATTACCACAAGACTAGAAGATCTAGCCGTTTATCCGAACTCTACTTGTGCTCCTCATAAGATGAGGTTCATGAGTGGCTCTCAAAGTTGGGATTTGTTTAAGGGAAAGGTGTTTGCAGACAGCAATTGCCCACCAGAATTGGAGTATGTGATACGCTCGGAtcttgcactgttttaa
- the LOC125221072 gene encoding pectinesterase-like, with translation MNIVVNGRGFIAKDIGIENTAGPSGHQAVAVRASGDVGIFFNVHMDGYQDTLYSHVQRQLFRECRISGTVDFIFGNAISVFQKCELVVRKPNPNQACMVTAQGRNEKNLTGIIIIQGCNFTAEKDYLDAQPPFKSYLGRPWKVLSRTVIMHSTIDGFISPDGWSPWEGTVGLDTLFYVEYKNTGPGSDLSKRVTWPGIKQFANDEEAKAYTPLVHFIEDGWILDSGVPFAPEFL, from the coding sequence ATGAATATAGTCGTGAACGGAAGAGGCTTCATTGCCAAGGACATCGGGATCGAGAACACAGCGGGCCCTAGCGGTCACCAGGCAGTGGCGGTGAGAGCATCAGGTGACGTGGGCATCTTCTTCAACGTGCACATGGACGGGTATCAAGACACCCTCTATTCCCATGTCCAGCGCCAGTTGTTCAGGGAGTGCCGGATCAGCGGCACTGTTGACTTTATCTTCGGAAACGCTATCTCTGTGTTCCAGAAGTGTGAGCTGGTGGTGCGGAAGCCGAACCCCAACCAGGCCTGCATGGTCACCGCCCAGGGACGCAACGAGAAGAACCTCACTGGGATTATTATCATCCAAGGCTGCAACTTCACTGCGGAGAAGGACTACCTTGATGCTCAGCCTCCCTTCAAGTCTTACCTCGGCCGCCCGTGGAAGGTTCTATCCAGGACGGTCATCATGCACAGCACCATTGACGGCTTCATATCTCCTGATGGCTGGTCTCCATGGGAGGGGACCGTCGGCTTGGATACCCTCTTCTACGTCGAGTATAAGAACACTGGGCCCGGCTCCGATCTCTCCAAACGTGTCACCTGGCCTGGTATAAAGCAGTTTGCCAATGATGAAGAAGCAAAGGCATATACTCCCCTCGTACATTTTATTGAAGATGGATGGATCCTTGACAGTGGAGTTCCTTTCGCTCCCGAATTCCTCTAA